Proteins encoded in a region of the Lepeophtheirus salmonis chromosome 6, UVic_Lsal_1.4, whole genome shotgun sequence genome:
- the LOC121120717 gene encoding uncharacterized protein, with amino-acid sequence MYLDGYIPTSGSGVTIASGVDIGQRLPREYNGLDRDIFLKLEPYMATAPGRPKNKAEVCRDSKINKNRLTLSVSEASRLDQFFKEIASNKNSEYTKKLNRGKCVVRSLNHYCGDLLVRRKENKCNFSGCDSFIRNALIGKNATDSTFESALIAHHDCIQTEGISYSHVAERFRKEICYINSSHSFC; translated from the exons ATGTATCTTGATGG CTATATCCCTACGTCTGGATCAGGAGTTACTATCGCTAGTGGGGTTGACATTGGTCAGAGACTTCCACGAGAATACAATGGACTTGATCGGGATATATTTCTAAAGTTGGAACCTTATATGGCTACTGCTCCAGGAAGACCCAAAAATAAGGCAGAAGTTTGTCGTGATTCTAAgatcaataaaaatagattgaCTCTTTCTGTGTCTGAGGCCTCG CGATTGGATCAATTCTTTAAAGAGATTGCCTCCAATAAAAATTCTGAATATACTAAAAAACTAAATAGAGGAAAGTGTGTCGTTCGATCCTTGAATCATTATTGTGGAGACCTTTTAGTTAGAAGGAAGGAAAACAAATGTAATTTCTCCGGATGTGATAGTTTCATTCGGAATGCATTGATTGGAAAGAATGCTACAGACTCAACATTTGAATCCGCCTTGATTGCTCATCATGATTGTATCCAAACCGAAGGAATTTCATATAGTCACGTTGCCGAAAGATTCCGCAAagaaatttgttatataaatagttcacattcattttgttaa